A genomic window from Cinclus cinclus chromosome 5, bCinCin1.1, whole genome shotgun sequence includes:
- the PLK4 gene encoding serine/threonine-protein kinase PLK4 isoform X2, protein MATCIGERIEDFKVGNLLGKGSFAGVYRAVSLKTGLEVAIKMIDKKAMHKVGMVQRVQNEVKIHCQLKHPSILELYNYFEDSNYVYLILEICHNGEMSRYIKNRKKPFSEDEARHFLHQIITGMLYLHSHGILHRDLTLSNILLTSNMNVKIADFGLATQLKMPHEKHYTMCGTPNYISPEIATRSPHGLESDVWSLGCMFYTLLIGKPPFDTDTVRNTLNKVVLADYEMPAFLSREAQDLIHRLLRKNPADRLSLSSVLDHPFMARASSARSRDLATSEDSMDSGNATISTTFTGSSSISTSGSLKEKKKLLVGQPLPNKITFFPTNKNSSSNSSGDGSGSFRQWGIQGKEIGVSGRGRTAQLDEERPHSRYLRRAHSSDRSGTSHSQTQGISSIMDRCHSLEVLSKPKIGTRENTEYFSPANSYTDIGEILKEKTSSTSGSLEEQISPPVKDQPHSNYLCPMKPQVGLLEQKSQAETMQQWLGSMQTNVPLRPPADLTGKSNAHGGFRYHVDLQQDAPRNTWNTLKDIRNHDASGDCPHSLNQRNPKPCIPGVLCKNERIQPSLTCGLWSAPEQNQTWGQEPSAHQKPTLQSVVSPLTAHRLKPIRQKTKNAVVSILDTGEVCMEFLKEHRSQELVKEVLRISCDGNVIAVYHPNEGRGFLLDDRPPAPPEGICTYNFDNLPEKYWKKYQYAAKFVQLVRTKTPKVTFYTRYAKCMLMENSPPADVEICFYDGTKIHKTAGITRVIEKSGKSFTLKGESEAGLKKEIQAYMDHANEGHRICLALESAILEEEKWSGSAPFFPIIVGRKPGNTESPQAVAPPLLDKTNYSKDVVALDRNKAASSTPVQTPNCAPVASCEKPKLLTNTVEKTCSSVHQTDCSPNSAQLVKSVFVKNVGWASQLRSGAVWVQFNDGSQLVAQAGVSSITYTSPDGQTSRYGEDDKLPEYIKEKLHCLSSILLMFTNPAGPH, encoded by the exons ATGGCGACCTGCATCGGCGAGAGGATAGAG GATTTCAAGGTGGGGAACCTCCTGGGGAAGGGCTCTTTCGCAGGGGTCTACAGAGCGGTGTCCCTGAAAACCGGCCTGGAAGTGGCCATCAAAATG ATAGACAAAAAAGCCATGCACAAAGTTGGAATGGTACAGAGGGTTCAGAACGAGGTGAAAATACATTGTCAGCTAAAACATCCATCTATACTTGAG CTTTATAACTATTTTGAAGATAGCAACTATGTATACTTGATACTTGAGATCTGTCACAATGGTGAAATGAGCAGATAcataaagaacagaaagaaaccCTTTTCAGAAGATGAAG CACGACACTTCTTGCACCAGATTATCACGGGTATGCTGTACCTCCATTCCCATGGAATATTGCACCGGGACCTCACCCTCTCCAATATCTTACTCACCAGTAACATGAATGTCAAGATTGCTGACTTTGGGCTGGCGACTCAGCTGAAGATGCCTCACGAGAAGCATTACACCATGTGTGGAACTCCGAATTACATTTCTCCCGAGATAGCCACGAGGAGCCCGCACGGGCTGGAGTCGGACGTGTGGTCTCTGGGCTGTATGTTCTACACTCTGCTCATTGGAAAGCCGCCTTTTGACACGGACACGGTCAGGAACACGCTGAATAAAGTGGTGCTGGCAGATTATGAAATGCCAGCCTTCTTGTCGAGAGAGGCGCAGGACCTCATTCACAGGTTACTGCGCAAAAACCCGGCAGACCGCTTGAGTCTTTCCTCAGTGTTGGATCATCCTTTTATGGCCAGGGCTAGCTCTGCACGGAGCAGAGATTTGGCAACCTCGGAAGATTCCATGGACAGTGGAAATGCCACCATCTCTACAACTTTCACGGGCTCCTCCAGCATCAGTACCAGTGGTAgcttgaaggaaaagaagaagctGTTAGTTGGACAGCCGCTcccaaataaaattactttttttcctacaaacaAGAATTCCAGTAGTAATTCATCGGGAGACGGAAGCGGTTCTTTCCGACAGTGGGGAATTCAGGGAAAGGAAATTGGTGTAAGTGGCAGGGGAAGAACCGCGCAGCTTGATGAGGAGAGGCCACATTCCCGCTACCTCCGAAGAGCCCACTCCTCAGACAGGTCTGGCACGTCCCACAGCCAGACTCAAGGCATATCCAGCATCATGGATCGATGTCATTCTTTGGAAGTGCTTTCCAAGCCTAAAATAGGAAcaagggaaaacacagaataCTTTTCACCTGCCAACAGCTATACTGATATAGGAGAAATACTTAAGGAGAAGACTTCTAGTACTTCTGGTTCTTTGGAAGAGCAGATATCTCCACCTGTAAAAGACCAACCACA CTCTAACTATCTGTGTCCAATGAAGCCCCAGGTTGGTTTGTTAGAGCAGAAGTCCCAGGCTGAGACAATGCAGCAGTGGCTTGGAAGCATGCAAACAAATG TTCCTCTGAGACCACCTGCAGACCTGACTGGCAAGAGTAATGCCCATGGAGGTTTTCGATACCATGTGGATCTGCAGCAGGATGCACCAAGAAATACATGGAACACCTTAAAAGATATAAGGAATCATGATGCATCTGGTGACTGTCCACATTCTTTAAACCAGAGAAACCCAAAGCCATGCATCCCTGGAGTTCTGTGCAAAAATGAGAGAATTCAACCATCTCTTACATGTGGCCTTTGGTCAGCtccagaacaaaaccaaacttgGGGCCAAGAACCATCAGCACACCAGAAACCTACACTGCAAAGTGTTGTCTCACCTCTCACTGCTCACAGGCTGAAACCCATcaggcaaaaaacaaaaaatgcagtg gTGAGCATTCTAGATACTGGGGAAGTGTGTATGGAGTTTCTGAAAGAACACCGCTCACAGGAACTTGTGAAAGAAGTTCTCAGAATATCTTGTGATGGAAATGTG ATTGCAGTTTATCATCCAAATGAAGGAAGAGGTTTCCTTCTTGATGACAgacctcctgctcctcctgaaGGCATCTGCACATATAATTTTGACAACTTGCCAG AAAAGTACTGGAAAAAATACCAGTATGCAGCTAAGTTTGTGCAGTTGGTGagaacaaaaacccccaaagtgACATTTTATACAAGATATGCCAAGTGCATGTTGATGGAAAATTCACCCCCTGCAGATgttgaaatttgtttttatgatG GAACAAAGATCCATAAGACAGCTGGTATAACTCGTGTGATTGAAAAGTCAGGGAAATCCTTCACTTTGAAAGGAGAAAGCGAAGCAGGGTTGAAGAAGGAAATCCAGGCTTACATGGATCATGCAAATGAG GGACATCGTATATGCCTTGCACTGGAATCTGCTATTTTGGAAGAAGAGAAATGGAGTGGAAGTGCTCCATTTTTTCCAATAATTGTTGGAAG AAAACCTGGTAATACTGAATCACCACAGGCTGTAGCACCTCCACTTTTGGACAAGACAAACTATTCAAAAGATGTTGTGGCATTGGATAGGAATAAAGCTGCCAGTTCTACTCCAGTTCAGACTCCAAACTGTGCTCCT GTGGCGTCCTGTGAAAAACCTAAGCTTCTGACTAACACTGTTGAAAAGACGTGCTCCTCTGTTCATCAAACTGATTGCAGTCCAAATTCAGCCCAACTTGTCAAATCTGTTTTTGTGAAAAATGTTGGTTGGGCTTCTCAG CTGAGGAGTGGAGCAGTATGGGTTCAGTTCAATGATGGATCCCAGCTGGTAGCCCAAGCAGGTGTCTCTTCCATCACTTACACTTCTCCAGATGGCCAGACAAGCAG GTATGGAGAAGATGATAAGTTACCAGAATACATCAAGGAGAAGCTGCACTGTCTGTCTTCTATTCTCTTAATGTTTACCAATCCAGCTGGTCCTCACTGA
- the PLK4 gene encoding serine/threonine-protein kinase PLK4 isoform X1, translating to MRRGWLCGPAGPRRPVPESSLQDFKVGNLLGKGSFAGVYRAVSLKTGLEVAIKMIDKKAMHKVGMVQRVQNEVKIHCQLKHPSILELYNYFEDSNYVYLILEICHNGEMSRYIKNRKKPFSEDEARHFLHQIITGMLYLHSHGILHRDLTLSNILLTSNMNVKIADFGLATQLKMPHEKHYTMCGTPNYISPEIATRSPHGLESDVWSLGCMFYTLLIGKPPFDTDTVRNTLNKVVLADYEMPAFLSREAQDLIHRLLRKNPADRLSLSSVLDHPFMARASSARSRDLATSEDSMDSGNATISTTFTGSSSISTSGSLKEKKKLLVGQPLPNKITFFPTNKNSSSNSSGDGSGSFRQWGIQGKEIGVSGRGRTAQLDEERPHSRYLRRAHSSDRSGTSHSQTQGISSIMDRCHSLEVLSKPKIGTRENTEYFSPANSYTDIGEILKEKTSSTSGSLEEQISPPVKDQPHSNYLCPMKPQVGLLEQKSQAETMQQWLGSMQTNVPLRPPADLTGKSNAHGGFRYHVDLQQDAPRNTWNTLKDIRNHDASGDCPHSLNQRNPKPCIPGVLCKNERIQPSLTCGLWSAPEQNQTWGQEPSAHQKPTLQSVVSPLTAHRLKPIRQKTKNAVVSILDTGEVCMEFLKEHRSQELVKEVLRISCDGNVIAVYHPNEGRGFLLDDRPPAPPEGICTYNFDNLPEKYWKKYQYAAKFVQLVRTKTPKVTFYTRYAKCMLMENSPPADVEICFYDGTKIHKTAGITRVIEKSGKSFTLKGESEAGLKKEIQAYMDHANEGHRICLALESAILEEEKWSGSAPFFPIIVGRKPGNTESPQAVAPPLLDKTNYSKDVVALDRNKAASSTPVQTPNCAPVASCEKPKLLTNTVEKTCSSVHQTDCSPNSAQLVKSVFVKNVGWASQLRSGAVWVQFNDGSQLVAQAGVSSITYTSPDGQTSRYGEDDKLPEYIKEKLHCLSSILLMFTNPAGPH from the exons ATGCGGCGGGGGTGGCTGTGCGGcccggccgggccccgccgcccggTCCCGGAGAGCTCCCTCCAG GATTTCAAGGTGGGGAACCTCCTGGGGAAGGGCTCTTTCGCAGGGGTCTACAGAGCGGTGTCCCTGAAAACCGGCCTGGAAGTGGCCATCAAAATG ATAGACAAAAAAGCCATGCACAAAGTTGGAATGGTACAGAGGGTTCAGAACGAGGTGAAAATACATTGTCAGCTAAAACATCCATCTATACTTGAG CTTTATAACTATTTTGAAGATAGCAACTATGTATACTTGATACTTGAGATCTGTCACAATGGTGAAATGAGCAGATAcataaagaacagaaagaaaccCTTTTCAGAAGATGAAG CACGACACTTCTTGCACCAGATTATCACGGGTATGCTGTACCTCCATTCCCATGGAATATTGCACCGGGACCTCACCCTCTCCAATATCTTACTCACCAGTAACATGAATGTCAAGATTGCTGACTTTGGGCTGGCGACTCAGCTGAAGATGCCTCACGAGAAGCATTACACCATGTGTGGAACTCCGAATTACATTTCTCCCGAGATAGCCACGAGGAGCCCGCACGGGCTGGAGTCGGACGTGTGGTCTCTGGGCTGTATGTTCTACACTCTGCTCATTGGAAAGCCGCCTTTTGACACGGACACGGTCAGGAACACGCTGAATAAAGTGGTGCTGGCAGATTATGAAATGCCAGCCTTCTTGTCGAGAGAGGCGCAGGACCTCATTCACAGGTTACTGCGCAAAAACCCGGCAGACCGCTTGAGTCTTTCCTCAGTGTTGGATCATCCTTTTATGGCCAGGGCTAGCTCTGCACGGAGCAGAGATTTGGCAACCTCGGAAGATTCCATGGACAGTGGAAATGCCACCATCTCTACAACTTTCACGGGCTCCTCCAGCATCAGTACCAGTGGTAgcttgaaggaaaagaagaagctGTTAGTTGGACAGCCGCTcccaaataaaattactttttttcctacaaacaAGAATTCCAGTAGTAATTCATCGGGAGACGGAAGCGGTTCTTTCCGACAGTGGGGAATTCAGGGAAAGGAAATTGGTGTAAGTGGCAGGGGAAGAACCGCGCAGCTTGATGAGGAGAGGCCACATTCCCGCTACCTCCGAAGAGCCCACTCCTCAGACAGGTCTGGCACGTCCCACAGCCAGACTCAAGGCATATCCAGCATCATGGATCGATGTCATTCTTTGGAAGTGCTTTCCAAGCCTAAAATAGGAAcaagggaaaacacagaataCTTTTCACCTGCCAACAGCTATACTGATATAGGAGAAATACTTAAGGAGAAGACTTCTAGTACTTCTGGTTCTTTGGAAGAGCAGATATCTCCACCTGTAAAAGACCAACCACA CTCTAACTATCTGTGTCCAATGAAGCCCCAGGTTGGTTTGTTAGAGCAGAAGTCCCAGGCTGAGACAATGCAGCAGTGGCTTGGAAGCATGCAAACAAATG TTCCTCTGAGACCACCTGCAGACCTGACTGGCAAGAGTAATGCCCATGGAGGTTTTCGATACCATGTGGATCTGCAGCAGGATGCACCAAGAAATACATGGAACACCTTAAAAGATATAAGGAATCATGATGCATCTGGTGACTGTCCACATTCTTTAAACCAGAGAAACCCAAAGCCATGCATCCCTGGAGTTCTGTGCAAAAATGAGAGAATTCAACCATCTCTTACATGTGGCCTTTGGTCAGCtccagaacaaaaccaaacttgGGGCCAAGAACCATCAGCACACCAGAAACCTACACTGCAAAGTGTTGTCTCACCTCTCACTGCTCACAGGCTGAAACCCATcaggcaaaaaacaaaaaatgcagtg gTGAGCATTCTAGATACTGGGGAAGTGTGTATGGAGTTTCTGAAAGAACACCGCTCACAGGAACTTGTGAAAGAAGTTCTCAGAATATCTTGTGATGGAAATGTG ATTGCAGTTTATCATCCAAATGAAGGAAGAGGTTTCCTTCTTGATGACAgacctcctgctcctcctgaaGGCATCTGCACATATAATTTTGACAACTTGCCAG AAAAGTACTGGAAAAAATACCAGTATGCAGCTAAGTTTGTGCAGTTGGTGagaacaaaaacccccaaagtgACATTTTATACAAGATATGCCAAGTGCATGTTGATGGAAAATTCACCCCCTGCAGATgttgaaatttgtttttatgatG GAACAAAGATCCATAAGACAGCTGGTATAACTCGTGTGATTGAAAAGTCAGGGAAATCCTTCACTTTGAAAGGAGAAAGCGAAGCAGGGTTGAAGAAGGAAATCCAGGCTTACATGGATCATGCAAATGAG GGACATCGTATATGCCTTGCACTGGAATCTGCTATTTTGGAAGAAGAGAAATGGAGTGGAAGTGCTCCATTTTTTCCAATAATTGTTGGAAG AAAACCTGGTAATACTGAATCACCACAGGCTGTAGCACCTCCACTTTTGGACAAGACAAACTATTCAAAAGATGTTGTGGCATTGGATAGGAATAAAGCTGCCAGTTCTACTCCAGTTCAGACTCCAAACTGTGCTCCT GTGGCGTCCTGTGAAAAACCTAAGCTTCTGACTAACACTGTTGAAAAGACGTGCTCCTCTGTTCATCAAACTGATTGCAGTCCAAATTCAGCCCAACTTGTCAAATCTGTTTTTGTGAAAAATGTTGGTTGGGCTTCTCAG CTGAGGAGTGGAGCAGTATGGGTTCAGTTCAATGATGGATCCCAGCTGGTAGCCCAAGCAGGTGTCTCTTCCATCACTTACACTTCTCCAGATGGCCAGACAAGCAG GTATGGAGAAGATGATAAGTTACCAGAATACATCAAGGAGAAGCTGCACTGTCTGTCTTCTATTCTCTTAATGTTTACCAATCCAGCTGGTCCTCACTGA